Sequence from the Nymphaea colorata isolate Beijing-Zhang1983 chromosome 9, ASM883128v2, whole genome shotgun sequence genome:
TATTTGTCAAAACTAGCCTTGTTGCATTTTATTTGTAAGGACcactttcaaaagttttttccGGTATTTAAGATTGTGAGCAAATTTAAGTGACTTATAAAAACAGACAGTTGTTAAGTAATTGATTGTCTTGGTTCATAGTCTTTTTAAGGTTAAACTGAAGCAGTTAAGGAGTGGGTTGGGATCCACTAGACCGAGAGCTTGAGTTTGGTATGAGAGTGAACTGATTTGCTACAGTGGTATCAAAGCTAGTTCAACACTCTTTAAGGTtccatacacatagatgtgtgTGCTGATTGTAATGCGCTACTTTGAACAATTTAATTCTCTAAGATTCTGAAGAATCTTAAGAGAGATTTGTCTTAACATTTTTTGGGGTTAAAACTTAAGGGTAGGTTGAGATCCAACCAACTAGAGCCCCAAGCCCAAAGTGGTCCATGTTGTTACGCTATTTATATTTCATCCAATTGCATATATTTACATTACTCTATCAATTATTAAATCCTTTCAGTTCACAACCTTCTCGTAAACAAGGCTTCTCCAACCTTCAACTAGAGAACTTAAGGCTGATAGCTTCTAGGAGATCCAGCATGGTCTGCAAGTTGCAACAGAAGACCTCCAATTAATTGGTCTTCCAAAGATGTGTTGATCGAATGGAAGGCTACTCCTAAGTTCGATTCAAAATCAATGTGCAATTTGTGCCAGGAAAAGTCCCAGGATGCAAGCTTGGTGCAATTGGTCGGTCCAGCAGGAGTTGGTAGGCAGTCAGTCATTTGTTGAATTATAGTAGGTACCAACCCTGGTTTGATTCACCTTCACAACCAAGCCTCAAAAAATATCATAACCATCAAGCCCTTAGGGCTAAACTGATGCATATCATAAATAAAGTATAACATATGCATATTATGTCATGtctattttatacatatattctactcccaaacaaaaataacaggTACAATTCTAACCTAGACCAAAGAGACATGACAAACAACCCCGAAGAAAGGACACACATAATGAGCTAGTATGAAACTTGAGTTCTAACCCTAACTTGCttctactttttattttttctggaGAGGTAGACAATCTTTGCCTTAGTTAGATCACTATCAGACTACGCATTATGGGTATTAATTAAACTCTTAACCTCTTTTAACTTAGCGGCTTTATGTTGCCAATCCCCTAGCTACGTCAATGGACTCTCTTGTAAGCCGCTGTGGCGGGGAACTCATGGCTCTGGAAGTTGCACTCTGTCCAAGCACCAGCAGTAGTAGTCCGACCTCGAGATCTCTAGCATCGCATCGGGGGTCATCTTCTCAAGGTCCCTCGGTTTCATGGTTGTGAGCTGGTTGACAGTATGCGAGTCATAGGGTGCTCTGAATTCCTCGATTCTGTGAGCTTGAGAGCGCATTCTCTTGTAGAGTCTCATTGCAGCCACACAATCTTCATATGGATCTTGTATGCCCACTTGAATCTCGTATCTGCATGTGCCATGCAAAGCAACATATGATTATAGTAGCGAACATAATGGCTGTCAAGCTTCCTCAAGGAAACGAAAACTTTGCATTCTATGACATTTTTAGATGAGcaaagataatgaaaataacTTAGTTTAAAAGTGTTGATCACATGCAGAATATACATGTGTCTGTGTGTGCTTGCGCGCATGTGTAAGAACGAAATAAGTATGAGAACTATGTGCACTAATTATAATATCTTGTATGTGCAGATTGGTTCTgtagtttgattttgaaaacccTTTTGGCTTAATCACTAGTCGGTTGTTCCATCAAGGTTTAATTAGTTGACTTACATTAATTTATTCCCTTGTTTCTTTGCATCAAGCAAAtcatttaactttttctttattcaaaggGCTGGCTGTCACTTACCCAAGATAAGCTTGCGTTAGATACTTGAGGGAGTTGCTCAGTTTGCTTGTCTTCATCAATGGAGGATACTTTGCAGTGTCCCtgcataataaaaaaacagagTCTTATTACATTGTGAATGATTAATGCTGTCATACATAAGATTGTACTGTAAAATGGAACACAGATCAAGTAAACAGTAAGTCAATTATGCAActtcgagctactcgagctcagCTCATTTCCTAAATGGGTCTAGTTCGAGCTGATCGAATGTAAATTTGGTTAGGTGAgtgagccaagctcgagctaaGTCATGAGTTGATCAACTGGTTTAGGCCCGTTGGAAGaccacatatattatatatttcgtAGTATTATTGAACTTTTTATTAACAAGCACAAGTTTTGTTGACCTAAAAAAAACAGGCTcaatacttttcatttttttcatttaaccacTCTTTTCGATGTAATCTAAGCGGTTGAATGgaagaaatcaaatttcatCGAGTGAGTAGAGAGATTAGTAAGGAACATACCTCATTAAGTGAGCTGGGTAATCAATTCCCAAACAGTCAAGGTCATGGTTCAGGCCATGCCCCACCAGAATCCTTGCCCTTCCGCCCTTGGAACGGGCCTTCCAGATGGATTCTCCGTTGTAGAGGATTTCTTGAATCCTTTTCTGGACTTGCTTCCATGGTGCTGCGTCTTTCAAATTCTCTGCTCTTATCCCAGTCATGTCATATCTAAATAATAAGCACGAAAACAAAAGTTAATTCATTGACCTCacatatattttcatatatatatatatatatatatatagttcagaCAGAGAAGTCTTCCGGCCTTTCAGCGCATTGCATCAGACAGTATGTTGCATCGGATGGTGTATTTAATCACGTTCACCAATGCATTGCATCGAGTGACGATGATTGGAGAGATCAAGATGGctagagaatatatatatatatatatatatatatatatatatatatatatatatatatatatatatatatatatatatatatatatatatatatataaaagatagaTAAAGAGTGACCTGTAGTTGGTAACAGGGATTATGGGTTTGACGTATGAGTGGTAGATGAtattctcatcttcatcaatgaTGCAAACTCTTGCGCAGATATCAAGTGAGCCGTCATTTCCTCCTCCCACCATCTTGCAACCCATTGCAATCGCTTGCCCTCTTGTTCTACCGCCCCCACCCACCAGCAGATCCTGTCCAATGCCTTCCCTTATTATTTCAGATCCctcaccagagagagagagagagagagagagagagagagagagagagagagagagacagagaattCATCTTGTCATGGGATACGAGAACTACTATATATTTTCGGTGTGGTCATTTAACGAGTAGTTGAAGTCGCTTTCTCATGCATATAGCTTTTGGATTATATCGATTTAATTTACTGCTACTTATTATACATAAGGCCCTCTGAGAAGAAGGGCAAGAAAAGATTTAGCCACtgataagattaaaaaatataGGATACGAAAACTCTATTGGGTTATAAAGTTATAGAGAGAGAACAAAGGTATGGTAGATGTTCACTCGTAGGTCATCACCCTTCCTGAAGGTAGAGATTAATCTCTACATAATGATCACAAGTTTTAATTTTGGAACTCTTAGAGTGGTTGGAACTGGTTCCTGTAACGAAGTCGATCGAGCAACATCTTATAGATTAATTTGACACGAAGTTTAGAGAAAAAGACGATCAAAACTTACCGGTGCACTTGCACGTGGAATCCGGCATCTTTCTCGGTGCCTCTGAAGCTCCTCAAAGCTATTGAAAATGTTCAGGCAGAGGTTGCAACCTCGGCTGCTAAAGATCCTAGCACATTCCATCTTTGGCAGAGGACCTTCACAGGTAAGATGTTTAGGAGAGTTGAAAAATCACAAGGATTAACATAAGAAATATAATTAATTAGTATGCATCCGATGAAAACATTAACAATATTAAACGTGTCAACAGTAATCAGTGATTACCGATTAGGTGCTCCCtcagtgattcatatgatcgaCAGTGCTTCTTGCAGATCCCACACGTCGGTTCATGGACTGAATGATAAGAGGATTTCATGTGATCGAGCAGGTGCTCGAACTTGTTGTATTGCCTATAGCATGCTGGGCACTTGTTCCTGCGAGAGACACGGGGAGACTTTATGCTTAAAGAGGTTTTTCCACACAGAAAAATCTGTTGCAATTACTAATATGGGCTTAGCATAACTAGTAGGGGTTAGAAGTTAGAGGACTGTAAGAAAGTATAactttagtttgattctcatacATCTATATCTTAAGTGGTGGGGCGCAACACCTAAGTTAAAAGGTTTACCGTTATCATTGGTGGTGCTGATGTAGCCCAGGACCCAATAGACAGGAGGAATGGGGGCGTTTAGGCCTTGAATTCCAGGTAGTGGTTGTTAACCTCCTATTCATCAAGAACTTACTTATGAACCTATTGAGGATATTCATCGATGAACCCTAACCTTACTATGCTGAGAATACCATAGCAGAATGGCAGGGTTGGGATTTGATTCAACTAGTTCCTTCACATTATAAGGTCATCATTTTGTCCCATTAATATATAAAGCTgttcaattttttaacaaagaaTTACTTAGTTTATCTGTAGGAGCCAGTGTTTATGGGTTATGATGAGAAGACATAAAACCCTTCATGGGATCAATATTGGTGACAATACTGTTTCTGTGTTTacaaatggaaaagaaaactcAGGCCAAGTCTTTTGGGTCCAAGGAGGTCTAGTGTTCAACAACAAAAGTACATTAATCGGCAGAACCCGGCTCAGGTCCGCACTGACCGGGCTAGCTAGGAGTTTGCCATGTGCACACCCAGATCAGACCTTGATACTGGAGGGTCAGGACAACAGAATGCTCCCTCTTAAAGGATCGAATATTCAAAGATGAGCCAACAGAATGTGGATGCTTTGACTGTCCAACAATGGCCTCATCTTGTCTTGGTTAGGACCAAGTTGAACTGGGTCTGATCAAGAGCATCGGctagagagtgagagagagagagatgcaagtGAAACTAACTTTTTGACGTATAAGGGGAACaataaatacaagaaaaaagaccTGCAAATTACAGAAACAATGAGAAGCATCAa
This genomic interval carries:
- the LOC116260643 gene encoding uncharacterized protein LOC116260643, with protein sequence MDIKQESAETLRNKCPACYRQYNKFEHLLDHMKSSYHSVHEPTCGICKKHCRSYESLREHLIGPLPKMECARIFSSRGCNLCLNIFNSFEELQRHRERCRIPRASAPDLLVGGGGRTRGQAIAMGCKMVGGGNDGSLDICARVCIIDEDENIIYHSYVKPIIPVTNYRYDMTGIRAENLKDAAPWKQVQKRIQEILYNGESIWKARSKGGRARILVGHGLNHDLDCLGIDYPAHLMRDTAKYPPLMKTSKLSNSLKYLTQAYLGYEIQVGIQDPYEDCVAAMRLYKRMRSQAHRIEEFRAPYDSHTVNQLTTMKPRDLEKMTPDAMLEISRSDYYCWCLDRVQLPEP